From Malus sylvestris chromosome 1, drMalSylv7.2, whole genome shotgun sequence:
TTTATCTTAAGTCTTCCGCGCGGAGGTTTGACCCATTTGACAATGAAAAGGCGGTGTTAACAGGGATACACGTCTTCCCTTTCCATAATTGGTTGTTTCTCGAATTCACACTGCCCATCAGATCATCAAGCAAATGTCAAAATTGGAGCTACTTAGGTTGTTGGCCAGGAACGAGCCCCGTTCATTGAGACACATTTGCTGATTTCCTTTAGGAGGGTGACCAAGTGGAGAAGCCATCCAAACACAAGAAGTAGGCATCTCTCATCAAGTGAACGGCAGATTCCAAGTGGTGTTTAGTTTAGCATGAGTAGTGTTTCTAACTTCTTGAGATATTGGTTTAAATGACGAAAATACAATTTCAATTGCTAAGATGAtaaatttttcataattttgtcCATGTGTCGTCAATATGTGATTGATAATGTCATAAATACATATCCATGATttgattttgatcattttaGCTATTGAGATACTTATTTCAACCAATTTCCCGACTTTTTACAACCATGCCTATATATCCAATAATCATAATTTTCTTTGCGAAAACAAAATTGTATCACTCTCAATTAGACGTGGTAACATGTTTTTTTTCGTGTGTCGTGTTAACCACAAATCACATTTTAACAAGTCATCCGAACTTAAACTCTTAAGCTTACTGACAACAATTGTTTAACTcgattaaaattatttatttaatgatTCATttaacgggtgacccgttaatgGAAAAACTTTATTTGAGATACATTTTAAAGTCAATGATTTTGATTTATACTCTTGAGAAGAAAATAAGTGGTTACCAAAATAATAAGATATATACCACACATGTTATAATACTTAAAGTCACGCATAATATGCTCCATTAAAAAGGTCAGGTAACAACACAAATcttgaagaaggaaaaaaaagattcaaattcaaataaatgGTCTAATGAGCAATAAATCTTAAAATTTGGCATCCCGTCatgtgtggcgaattttcaagcctaacatgcAAACAACACAAATCGGGTGACGTAGAGCACGTGTAGCCGTTGAACTTCATACGAGGGACAACCTGttttgataccatgaagaaagttgaggttccaccataaaatcaattggtaatatgaagagtagcccaacctcttattAGCCTATGTAAAATCCCTCTTCTCATCAATGTATGATTCATTCTCAATAAGAACCAGCAATTGTATCTACTCTAAAATAAGAGAAGGGCGCTGACAAAAGTGAAAGTAGGTGAAGAGTTCTTTAAGCCCTAATAATATTACTTAGCTGTATTCACTTTTATGAACATGTACAGAAGCCTATTAGATAGGAGATTGAAACAACTTACTAAAATAGAGATGATTTACAAGATAAATAATTATTCATCTTCTGTCATTAGATTATCTCATgttgttacatcccacatcgttaAAGGGAGTgaatcctctaagccttatatgtatattctcatctctacctagcacaaggccttttgggagctcactggcttcgggttccattggaactctgaagttaaatgagttcgcgtgagagcaatcccatgatgggtgatccactgggaatttttcgtgtgagttcccagaaacaaaaccgtgagggcgtggtcgggacccaaagctaacaatatcatgctacaacagagtcgagcccaggatgtggtgggggctcgtgCCTGGATGTGATAATTTGGTATCATAGTCAATCTCTGGCCGGATGTGTGCCAACGAAgacgtcgggcccttaaggggggtggattgttacatcccacatcgccctggggagtggatcctctaagccttatatgtatattctcatctctatctagcacgaggtattttgggagttcactggcttcgggttctatcggaacttcgaagttaagtgagttcacgcgagagcaatcccatgatgggtgacccactgggaatttctcgtatgagttcccagaaacaaaaccgtaagggcgtggtagggggcccaaagtggacaatatcatgctacaatGAGTCGAGCCCGAGAagtggtgggggctcgggccggaatgtgacaatttggtatcaaagccaatcctgGTCGGATatgtgccaacgaggacgttgggccctTAAGGGAGGTGGATTGTTATATCCTTCCAGAATTTAGGGAGCAGATGAAGAATGTGTCCTGGATTTCCTTAAGTGGGACTGCGATCGAGAAAATACCTTCATCAATTGGACATCTGGTTCGCCTCAGGGAATTGCTTGTAAGGAATTGCAAAAATCTCTTGAACCTTCCAATGGCGATTTGTAATTTGAAGTCTCTTGAAGGGCTCTATGTGAGTCAATGCTCAAAGATTGACAAACTCACTAGAGACATGGATCGCTTAGAGGCGCTTCGCTGGGGACCCATTACACAGCCGCTTGTGAGTATGACAAATCTCAAAAGTCTAGTATTTAATACAAATTTTGACATAGCCACTTGTGGATCGGATGGTAAAGCAAAGGATGGGTGGGGCCTTCGCCGCTTATTTGGACTTGAAAAGAGTCGCCCTGATCCTCCTCCTTGTTGGGGTTTGGTGTTGTCTTCTCTAAATCGTTTATGCTCTTTGACATGGTTAGAGCTAGACAATTGTAATCACCAGGAGGGGGATATCCCTGATGATATTGGCTGTTTGTCCTTATTGACAATATTGTGTCTCAGCAGAAATAATTTTGTCAGTCTACCTGAAAGCATTAGACACCTTTCTAAGCTAAAGGTTCTTGAACTGGAGGGGTGTAAAAGCCTTCAAAAATTGCCACCTCTTCCATCAAACAGAGGATTAATAGTAGAGTTGGACAATTGCACTTCCATACGAAGGTTTTCAGGTGCATTCAATTTGTATAATGCTCGTGTCACTTGCCTGAATTACATTGCATTGGTTCCAGATGAAGACTTGATTAATAGGATTCTAAAATCTGTCATTCAGgtaccctccctccctccctccctccctccctctaaATAATTGATCTTTCTTCTGCTACAGGGATCAGATATTGTAATCCCTGGAAGTGAAATTCCAAAGTGGTTCAATAATCAAAGTGTGCGACATTCAATAAATGTGGAGCTTCCTCCACCATCATGTTCCAACTGGCTTGGGATTGCCTTCTGTGCTGTTTTTCTAGACCCATACCCTATACAAAATGTGGAGCTTCCTTATTGCTATAGTTTCATAATTCACCGTTCAGGGAAACTTGTTAGCCCTGATATACTTGGCCCAGAGAGAGCAATCACATGATGAGTGATCCACTAGAGAACAGTAGGTTCTTGTCAATAATGTGATATCTGATATCTTTAATCTTTTTTGTTTACAGTATTAATTGCAGTCAATTAATTTAAGCACCCAAAATAAACATTCTTGCAAAGCTACGTTGTGTAATATTTCTTtataaattatcacataaaataatgagatttataaCTCCAGCATGCAATGTTGCATCCTCATCTCACATCCACAATGAAAAGAGTTTAACTTTACAAGAAAAGGAAATCGCAGTAAAAAGTAAATATTCAATAAAATAGAAAACTGAAATTCAAATGCATTATGTTGGAATATTGATCATGAGATATGACATCAAATATGGAACCCTCCACATGATCTTGTCATTTTTTTTGGTCAACACATGTTCTTGCCATTGGTAGTCCACACACTGCATGCCCACTTACACTTCTGGAATTGATTAAAATTCTAatgcaaaacccaaaaataaaaaaaagatttaattaACACGACCACAGAAAATTCTATTTAAGCAGCAGCACCTTGGCCAGATTCATGGTTTTACAATGGACAGACACgcaatttttattttcctcACTGAATAGCAGCCTCGGATCCCATGAAAATTAGTAGAAATCGTACCTTTGCGTTTACCACCAGAGCATAAAGCTGAAGTAGGTGATCCAGAATTTCGATGATGATTATCATAATAATAATCTTCCTCATAATTATTCTCTAATGGCATCCTCGAAACCGAAAAACATCGATTTTTTCTACCCTTTTTGGTTCTCAAACCTGATGAAGAAttcgatgatgatgatgataatgaATATGAGTATGATGCCGACGACGAAGATGATGCCGATGACAACGATGGATACGGTGATGGTGATAACATGTTATGTGCCTTGACCATTTTCATAAGCCTTGGGAAAATGGTGCCCAAAAACTTTGCTTTGGAGCTAGGGTTTTGCTGGATATGTTTTTTGCTGGGTGAGGTAGTGGAATAGGAAGGTGGGGGTGTGAGAGGAGGAAGAGACGACTCCGAAAACTTGTGCTTCGGTGTACCTGGCTGTGACTCCCACATGAATGGGATAGCACCAGCTTCTCCATAGTAAACCCTGCAAGAAGCGTTGGCCACGGATGATTCCTTGGTGACAGTCTTGGAGGAAAAGTGCTTGTTTTCAGTCACCATATTGAATCTGGTTTTGGGTTCTGACGGTCTCTGGCTTAGCTACTTGGCTAGCGATAGAGCAGATCTGAATTTCAAGATCCGAAGAAGAAGCAGCGAGGTAGCTGATGATATTGAATTGAATAGAATATCTTGTAGAGTACTGGTTGCAGTTGAATGTGGGTCGTCTAGTATTAATTTAAGGTTCCACACATTGTAGGGCTTATAAAATGTTAATATATACATAAAACCATACCCCACATTTGATACTGATTTGCGGAATTTGTCTCTTATATAGGACATAAATCTCATGAGCTTAAAATTAGGGAGATTATATCTCTCAAAAGAATTTGTGAGATTATagatatttttctattttctaaaactattttaaaaagAGTAGGCTATTCGCACTCCAATAAAGTTATATatacttataaataaaattttgatactTAAGCTTTTCAAGTTTCATTTGATCAAAGTGTATTTGTATTCAAAACTTATGTTCATAAACGCTtaactcaaaaataaaaaacgtatTAAAAGCCTAAATACTTCTTGGATATGTTTATTAAAGACGCATCGCTAAAAGTGTTTCTATGATCTAAAAATGCATCAAGCCTTTTCAAAAACAGTCACAAGCAAACCATTAGAATGGAGAGGTGATATTACGTTCATAATTAGCAGAAGGAGTTGAGTCATTTATTTATACGTGgcatttttttatacaaatgaTATGTACACTAATGTGATGGAGGAATAAATTATTAGTTGCGAACTCATCATTTACgaaatttaaacataaaaccgtccacaaaaaaaaatatcaccaAATTATAGTATTAAGTCAATATTTACGTGGCATcttcaattaaataaattgaaaaaaaaaatattattgacGCATTGCAACTACCACAATCATAAATACTTTTTGGCAAGAATAATATTTGATGTGATTACTGAGATTTAGGAGGACCATAAATAATAGCCATAAGAAAAACGGTTGAGAAAGTGTGGGATCTGGTAGCGATGAGCACTGTATCATAAATGAGAGTTTGTCGCATATCATTTACGACTCGGCCTGAGTGGTTCTTCTTTTGATGGTAGCTACAACTCTGAGGAAGCCTGATTGTGTTGGTTCAAAAACATGTTTATCGTTACAATTTTTAGGGTTTATCTTTCTTTGGGACCACTTGCCTTATGCACAATTTGATCAATTTCTCTTTGGGATGTCACACAGATAATGTGATTTATAATGATGCTAATAATTCAGGTCAGTAGACATTCTAATCCATATCAAACTACATTTGCTGGCTCTTGATGAGAAATACGTGCACGAAATGAGTTTATGTGATTTCTTTTTCATCTTGTGATTGGAGAAATAGAAATAGAATTTCATGAGCTTGTGTTATTTAAACTATCCTAATAGCATGTTTACTTACCGAGAATAAtaattgaaattattttttctgTTGTTACTAAAATATTGGTATGAGACTTGTTTCACTTGTTAATTTTCTCATGTGTTTACTATACTAACATATATAAAATCAGAAAcatatgagtttttttttattgaaatttgtaatcaaATTAATACCCTAAAATATCAGGAATCATATCAACTAATTGATCTGATCATTCTGGTTCTTTACTTCACCTAATTCTAAATTCTCTGTTTAATTCCTTCTTCCGTTTCTGTTAACTAAACGTGCACTCTCTTTATATTCTTTGTGCATGTTTTGATCCTTACTCTTTACATTAACAAGTATTTCCTTTCTTGGGAACAACATTCATCAAATTTGTACAGTCAAATTGTACATGAAATGAACTTAGCTAGCAGACCTCCTAATGCGTGTAGTTACTGCTGATGTGCCCTAATTAAAATGTTCAACAACCCTACCAGATTTTGTGCCCAAAAATTATGAGTTCATGACCCACGGCTTTAAAACCAGTCTGAAGACTCTGAACCCTTttgccacaaaaaaaaaacaagggaatAAGATGCTTTGGTTTCTCTTAATTCTTTCCTGCTGACCTGATCACTACATGCATGATGAAATCATTGGCAGTTTAGTTATTATACGTTCGTGGGGCAGTTACAAAGTTATTAATTTTCTCTATGTTTAGGTACGTAATAGAATTGACGTTTGCTTGTGGTCAGGTGTGAACTCACTCATATCGATCGaccaagaatatatatatatatatatatatatattcaagcaAGAAAGCAACCATGCATGTTGCAATGCGGAACCAACGGGACTTATATCATGAATCacatgttatttttttattttactatttttggAAACACTACAACAAAAATGGCCTTTGGGCATAAAATTATGGACACCATTGAGGGATTTGTGTGTCTTTCAACACAAAAAGATTAAAACAGTGCCCATTCAATAAAGGACACTACATATTGTGCCCAATATCAAAAAAAATGGacataaacacattttctgacaactttgtttaaaaaaatgaactcaaatatattattgtgcCTATATTTTACATCTAAGGGCAcggttatttgttttttattatttgtcatAAACTTATGGCCCACACCCCATTTTCCCTCTCTCCCTTTAACCCACCCACACCGCACCCCTCCTTCCcgttctctcatctctctctgccTCCTttagactctctctctctccaacccCCTTTCTCTCACTACCTTCCCCAGATCAAATCGTGGAGGCTTTTGAGTTCCATTGTCGCCAGAAAACCTTGGTAGGAACCCTCCGCACACAATCTCCACAAGAAAGGATCTCGGATTTGGAGGATATCTCTCGAAAAGTATTTAGTGCCCATTTCGGCCAACTCTCCATCATCTTTCTTTGGCTGAGTGGCATGTATTTCCACGGTGCTCGTTTTTCCaattatgaatgaaaaaaaaaccaatctaCTTTGATCACCTGGAAGTTCTGTTATTTAATATTTGCCTTCGGGTTGACTTCACACTTCCTCAGTAGCTGGGGCTTGACTATGAGCTGTAGTCTTTTTTATGACTTCTTTCTAGTCTTCTTTTTACGGGACTGCTTTTTGTTTGATCCTTTTAAGGGATAAAGTGCCAAGGAGTTCTTTTGGGTAACTGAAGGGTCATCGAATGGCAGTTTCTAGGGTTGGAGTGGGAGGCATTCAAACTCATCTTCATCCCAATACACAAAGCTGGTGAAGGAAGGTTTGGGAAGATGGATGCATGGTGAGTCCGAATCAGGAATCGGGTTGGGAATCGGGTCTGGTAGGGAGAGATCAGAAGGTGAGTCGGGTTAGGAAGCGGTGGTGAGGAAAAGGCGGGTGCGAGTCAAAAGAGGGAGTGAGGAGTAGTCGTCGTTGTCCTCATTATTTCGTCACCGTAGCGTTTGAATTGGGAGTTGGCGACTTGGAGGGATGAGGGAGAGAAGGAGATgtaagagaagagaaagaggatGATTAGTGTTTTCATCTTTATCTCCTTTCATTTTTAAAGTACGATTGTATACTTGTAAACGTGTGTTGGTTGTTCAGGTGCCATGGATATacaatattatttcttttcGTAATCGCATGTTTTTAAGAGAAGCTGTTTTCTCTTACGATTTGATGTTATTTTGAATTGTTTTGATTAGTTCTGAAAGCTTTTAAATATCTGTGGAGTTGTAGATCAGATATCCATTCATTGTGGAGTTCTGCGATCAAGGTCCTTCATGGTGTATACAACTAGACAATCTGTAATCAAGTTTAATTTTCCATGGGTGCAAAATGTCTTTGTAAAAGCAAACTTTAGTGTAATTTAATTGGCCAATTTAATCTCTCTTTCTATTCTTTTTCAGCTTCGAAAAGTAAATGATGAACAGAAGACTGGAATTCGGAAAACTGAACATGATCTTCAAGTTGCAGAGGTTTGTTGTCCGTTTATTTACTACCTGAAACTATCAATTGCTATATggtattaatttttttgatatctcaggaagaaatggtgaaggaGAAGTTTGGGATTTCTTCGATATTTGAAGATTTGACTGAGGTAAGGAAATGGTAATGCTATAATTTTCTAATGCCTGCTGTTGTTGGCAACGTTGTTGTTATCACTTTAGGTTTAATTCTTGTGTCTTTGCCTCTTTTAGTGAGACTAGTCAATTAGTAAATTTATCAATTGCCTAAAGGTGGACTCTGTTATGGCCCCGTCTCTTATTAATCATATGCAAACTTTTAAGCTTGAATAACAGTGAAGCGTATCATGTTCTTGTTACCATTTACAAGTACTTTAAAATTAAGTTCACCATACTGCCAATAGTTAAATCCTGATGTGACCCATGATCAGGTCCATGGAGGATGGCTTCCACATACATTTGGAGTTCATGTAGACTATTTTCAGGTAAATCCACGCAGATTAGTTGGATAACAATGTCAGTCTAATTTCATGACAAAGTATTTATGTGCAGACGTACATTGTGACTTACTGGAATGAGCTTGGAAGACCAGCCTTTAATCTGGGAATTGAAAAGGTGTGTATGTGATATTCCAAACTTTATTCGTTAAACTTCTCCAATAAAGATGTTCACTTGCCAGGTGAATAAACTGGAATAGCCAAGTattcatttatttgtttgtcCTCAGGCCTTAAAAATGAAAGCTCATGGTGAGGATTAGGCTGGGATCATCGTTGAAAGAATCAGAACTGTATGTTATCCCAAACTCTTCTTCATATAATACAAAATACAAAGTGAGACACGAGTTGCGTTTTATGGGATTAGGTGGCAAAATTTGAGTTTCAAAACTCGAGTTCTAAAGAGGAGCATAAAGCAACAAGAGCCTATCTTACTAATAAATTCTGAAGTCATTAGACTCAGCTTTGGTGTTTAACATCTTCCTTTTTCTGAACAATTAGTGTACAATCAACTTTTCCATTTGAGATATTGAACCAAGTTGGCAACCTTTCTAATTCTTCCTCTTTTAATTTGAAGAACTGGATCCCAAGGTTGAAGAAACAGTCTTTGGAATTTAAAGCCTATCTTGAACCAAACATTTGATTAGTCACTACAAAAACTGCTGATGTATATCGTTCATCAAAGAGTTCTATATGACCACTTGTTTTCAAGGCACAAAATATGGCAAATCCTTACATTCAGGTGAGCCCCttaagagaaattttttaaatatatggaTTTGGTGGATGGAATTCTTTCTTATGGCATTTCTGTGTTATG
This genomic window contains:
- the LOC126590837 gene encoding uncharacterized protein LOC126590837 gives rise to the protein MVTENKHFSSKTVTKESSVANASCRVYYGEAGAIPFMWESQPGTPKHKFSESSLPPLTPPPSYSTTSPSKKHIQQNPSSKAKFLGTIFPRLMKMVKAHNMLSPSPYPSLSSASSSSSASYSYSLSSSSSNSSSGLRTKKGRKNRCFSVSRMPLENNYEEDYYYDNHHRNSGSPTSALCSGGKRKGTISTNFHGIRGCYSVRKIKIACLSIVKP
- the LOC126588840 gene encoding uncharacterized protein LOC126588840; protein product: MHDQISIHCGVLRSRSFMVYTTRQSLRKVNDEQKTGIRKTEHDLQVAEEEMVKEKFGISSIFEDLTEVHGGWLPHTFGVHVDYFQTYIVTYWNELGRPAFNLGIEKALKMKAHGED